From the unidentified bacterial endosymbiont genome, one window contains:
- the rfaD gene encoding ADP-glyceromanno-heptose 6-epimerase, translating to MIIVTGGAGLIGSNIVKALNDKGITDILVVDNLKDGTKFVNLVDLNIADYMDKEDFLIQIMAGEEFGEIDAIFHEGACSSTTEWDGKYMMDNNYQYSKELLHYCLEREIPFLYASSAATYGGRTSDFIESREYEQPLNVYGYSKFLFDEYVRQVLPEANSQIVGFRYFNVYGPRESHKGSMASVAFHLNTQLNNGESPKLFEGSDGFKRDFVYVGDVAAVNLWFLENGVSGIFNLGTGRAESFQAVADAALAYHKKGSIEYITFPDKLKGRYQAFTQADLTNLRAAGYDKPFKTVAEGVTEYMAWLNRDA from the coding sequence ATGATCATCGTTACCGGCGGCGCGGGCCTTATCGGCAGCAACATTGTTAAAGCTCTCAATGACAAAGGCATCACCGACATTCTGGTGGTGGATAACCTGAAAGATGGCACCAAGTTTGTCAATCTGGTGGATCTCAACATCGCCGACTACATGGATAAAGAAGACTTCCTTATTCAGATTATGGCAGGTGAAGAGTTCGGCGAAATCGATGCCATCTTCCATGAAGGTGCATGCTCCTCCACCACCGAGTGGGACGGCAAGTACATGATGGATAACAACTATCAGTACTCCAAAGAGCTTCTGCACTACTGCCTTGAGCGTGAAATTCCGTTCCTGTACGCCTCTTCTGCGGCGACCTACGGCGGGCGCACCTCAGACTTCATTGAATCCCGTGAATATGAGCAGCCGCTGAACGTTTACGGATATTCCAAATTCCTGTTCGACGAATATGTCCGTCAGGTATTGCCTGAAGCGAACTCCCAGATCGTGGGCTTCCGTTACTTTAACGTTTACGGGCCGCGCGAGAGTCACAAAGGCAGCATGGCAAGCGTGGCGTTTCACCTGAATACGCAGTTGAACAACGGCGAAAGTCCGAAACTGTTCGAAGGCAGTGATGGCTTCAAGCGTGACTTCGTCTATGTGGGCGACGTGGCAGCCGTCAACCTGTGGTTCCTGGAAAACGGCGTGTCCGGCATCTTTAACCTGGGTACAGGCCGTGCGGAATCCTTCCAGGCCGTGGCTGACGCCGCGCTGGCATACCATAAAAAAGGTAGCATTGAGTACATTACGTTCCCGGATAAACTGAAAGGCCGCTATCAGGCATTTACTCAGGCGGACCTGACGAACCTGCGCGCCGCGGGCTATGACAAGCCGTTCAAGACCGTTGCCGAAGGTGTGACGGAATACATGGCCTGGCTGAACCGCGACGCATAA
- the kbl gene encoding glycine C-acetyltransferase, translated as MRGDFYKQLNSDLDTARAEGLFKEERIITSAQQPDITVADGSHVINFCANNYLGLANHPELIAAAKNGMDTHGFGMASVRFICGTQDSHKQLENMLANFLGMEDAILYSSCFDANGGLFETLLGAEDAIISDALNHASIIDGVRLCKAKRFRYANNDMAELEARLKEAREAGARHVMIATDGVFSMDGVIANLKGVCDLADKYAALVMVDDSHAVGFVGENGRGSHEYCDVMGRVDIITGTLGKALGGASGGYTAARKEVIEWLRQRSRPYLFSNSLAPAIVSASIKVLEMVASGAELRDRLWSNARLFREKMSTAGFTLAGADHAIIPVMLGDAVVAQNFARELQKEGIYVTGFFFPVVPKGQARIRTQMSAAHTPEQIERAVEAFTRIGKQLGVIA; from the coding sequence ATGCGTGGTGATTTTTACAAACAGTTAAACAGCGACCTTGATACCGCACGTGCGGAAGGGTTGTTCAAAGAAGAGCGTATTATTACCTCCGCTCAACAGCCGGACATCACGGTTGCCGACGGCAGTCATGTGATCAACTTTTGTGCGAACAACTACTTAGGTCTTGCAAATCACCCTGAGCTGATTGCCGCTGCGAAAAACGGCATGGACACCCACGGTTTTGGCATGGCCTCGGTGCGCTTTATCTGCGGCACGCAGGATAGCCACAAGCAGCTTGAAAACATGCTGGCGAACTTCCTCGGGATGGAAGATGCCATTCTGTACTCCTCCTGTTTCGACGCCAACGGCGGTCTGTTTGAGACCCTGCTCGGCGCAGAAGATGCCATTATCTCCGATGCTCTGAACCATGCCTCCATTATCGACGGCGTGCGCCTGTGTAAAGCAAAGCGTTTCCGCTATGCCAATAACGACATGGCAGAGCTGGAAGCCCGCCTGAAAGAGGCGCGTGAAGCGGGCGCTCGTCACGTAATGATCGCTACCGATGGCGTATTCTCAATGGACGGCGTGATCGCCAACCTGAAAGGCGTATGCGACCTGGCAGATAAATACGCTGCGCTGGTGATGGTCGACGACTCCCACGCGGTCGGTTTTGTTGGCGAAAACGGCCGGGGTTCTCACGAATACTGTGACGTCATGGGCCGCGTGGACATCATCACCGGTACGTTGGGCAAAGCGCTCGGCGGCGCATCGGGTGGCTATACTGCTGCGCGTAAAGAGGTGATTGAGTGGCTGCGCCAGCGCTCTCGCCCATATCTGTTCTCCAACTCCCTGGCGCCAGCCATTGTTTCAGCGTCGATCAAAGTGCTGGAGATGGTTGCGTCCGGTGCTGAACTGCGCGATCGCCTATGGTCCAATGCCCGGCTGTTCCGCGAAAAAATGAGCACTGCAGGGTTTACGCTGGCTGGTGCCGATCACGCCATTATCCCGGTCATGCTGGGCGATGCGGTGGTCGCGCAGAACTTTGCGCGTGAGTTGCAGAAAGAGGGCATCTACGTGACCGGGTTCTTCTTCCCGGTAGTACCAAAAGGTCAGGCGCGTATCCGCACGCAGATGTCTGCGGCGCATACGCCTGAACAAATTGAACGTGCGGTGGAAGCCTTTACCCGCATCGGCAAACAGCTGGGCGTAATTGCCTGA
- the tdh gene encoding L-threonine 3-dehydrogenase, with protein sequence MKALSKLKAEEGIWMTDVPEPEVGHNDLLIKICKTAICGTDVHIYNWDQWSQKTIPVPMVVGHEYVGEVVGMGQEVKGFEIGDRVSGEGHITCGHCRNCRGGRTHLCRNTVGVGVNRPGCFAEYLVIPAFNAFKIPDNISDDLASIFDPFGNAVHTALSFDLVGEDVLVSGAGPIGIMAAAVAKHVGARNVVITDVNEYRLSLARKMGVTRAVDVSNESLNDVMEELGMTEGFDVGLEMSGAPPAFRTMLDTMNHGGRIAMLGIPPSDMSIDWNKVIFKGLFIKGIYGREMFETWYKMAALIQSGLDLTPIITHHFSIDEFQKGFDAMRSGQSGKVILSWDK encoded by the coding sequence ATGAAAGCGTTATCCAAACTGAAAGCAGAAGAAGGGATTTGGATGACCGACGTGCCGGAGCCGGAAGTCGGTCATAACGATCTGCTGATCAAAATTTGTAAAACGGCCATCTGCGGGACTGACGTACACATCTACAACTGGGACCAATGGTCGCAGAAAACTATTCCGGTGCCGATGGTTGTTGGTCACGAATATGTCGGCGAAGTGGTCGGAATGGGTCAGGAAGTGAAGGGGTTTGAAATTGGCGACCGCGTGTCTGGCGAAGGCCATATTACCTGCGGTCACTGCCGTAACTGTCGCGGCGGACGTACGCACCTGTGCCGCAATACTGTCGGCGTGGGTGTTAACCGTCCGGGCTGTTTCGCTGAATATCTGGTGATCCCTGCATTCAACGCCTTCAAAATTCCGGATAACATTTCTGACGATTTGGCCTCCATTTTTGACCCGTTTGGCAATGCAGTGCACACCGCGCTCTCCTTCGACCTGGTGGGAGAAGATGTGCTGGTCTCTGGCGCAGGTCCAATCGGTATTATGGCGGCAGCGGTCGCTAAACACGTAGGCGCGCGCAACGTCGTGATCACCGATGTGAATGAATATCGCCTGTCGCTGGCGCGCAAAATGGGCGTCACCCGCGCGGTGGATGTTTCTAATGAGAGCCTGAACGACGTCATGGAAGAGCTGGGCATGACGGAAGGCTTCGACGTGGGCCTTGAGATGTCCGGCGCGCCACCGGCGTTTCGGACCATGCTCGACACCATGAACCACGGTGGTCGTATTGCGATGCTGGGTATTCCCCCGTCCGATATGTCCATCGACTGGAACAAAGTCATCTTCAAAGGGCTGTTCATTAAAGGTATTTATGGCCGCGAGATGTTCGAAACCTGGTACAAAATGGCGGCACTGATTCAGTCTGGTCTGGATCTGACCCCCATAATCACGCACCACTTCTCTATCGATGAGTTCCAGAAGGGCTTCGACGCGATGCGGTCAGGCCAATCCGGGAAAGTTATCCTGAGCTGGGATAAGTAA
- a CDS encoding glycosyltransferase family 9 protein: protein MKKIIGYLKEINRQRNHKTKELKRRLKLLSLSRQLQDKRHEDINIPSIKRILFPFVDLGIGDAVCHTGTWHSLKQAGYTLQVVVEERNRDLFEKISDIDEVYIADIKNIDAIKPIDTDLVISHYSWMKRKELFNTQLLHKIHYKYAIGFGGWLNKPYNLMLPVNSDFHITHPQKQILNALNVKPESLRYALPVLPEHEDFIDHYLQPYAGKKIVVLNPFASVDERSLSHVQLEKLANDIVQHPDTHVFIIGEGRKLADLRFDNANITVCRFSSLWDAITLIKKADLVVSVDTAIVHIACAFDKKLIAIYFSMLLDHNKNFEGNTIFSPIGQNAEQLIYDKRHNKIDIGSISSNVTSKLGGERTAL, encoded by the coding sequence ATGAAGAAAATAATCGGCTATTTAAAGGAAATCAACAGACAGCGAAACCATAAAACCAAAGAATTAAAAAGGCGGTTAAAGCTTCTGTCTTTATCGCGGCAATTACAGGATAAACGCCACGAAGATATAAACATTCCCAGCATTAAGCGGATTTTATTTCCGTTTGTTGATCTCGGTATTGGCGATGCCGTGTGCCACACAGGAACCTGGCATAGTTTGAAACAAGCGGGCTATACGCTACAGGTTGTGGTTGAGGAGCGAAATCGCGATCTGTTTGAAAAGATATCCGATATCGATGAGGTCTATATTGCTGATATCAAAAATATCGATGCAATAAAGCCTATCGACACTGATTTGGTGATCAGCCATTATTCATGGATGAAAAGAAAGGAGTTATTCAATACGCAACTGCTGCATAAAATCCATTATAAATATGCAATTGGGTTTGGCGGCTGGTTGAACAAGCCTTATAACTTAATGCTTCCTGTGAATTCTGATTTCCACATTACCCATCCGCAAAAACAGATCCTTAACGCATTAAACGTTAAGCCTGAATCTCTTCGTTACGCTTTGCCTGTGTTGCCCGAGCATGAGGATTTTATAGACCATTATCTGCAACCTTATGCTGGCAAAAAAATCGTTGTGCTAAACCCTTTCGCCAGCGTTGACGAACGCAGTCTCTCGCACGTGCAGCTGGAAAAACTGGCTAATGATATTGTGCAGCACCCGGATACGCACGTTTTCATTATTGGCGAAGGGCGAAAATTAGCCGACCTACGCTTCGATAACGCGAATATTACGGTTTGTCGATTCAGTTCGCTGTGGGATGCCATCACGCTCATCAAAAAAGCTGATCTGGTGGTGTCTGTGGATACAGCCATCGTTCATATCGCCTGTGCTTTTGATAAAAAGCTCATTGCCATCTATTTTTCAATGCTGCTTGATCATAATAAAAATTTTGAAGGCAATACGATATTTTCGCCGATTGGTCAGAACGCAGAGCAGCTGATTTATGATAAGCGCCACAATAAAATCGATATTGGTAGTATCTCGTCAAACGTCACGAGTAAGCTTGGCGGCGAGCGCACAGCTCTGTAA
- a CDS encoding glycosyltransferase family 2 protein: MFRLTVCLLTYNSARLLRDVLTPLMRIADEIIVIDSGSTDDTLSIHEEYGITPIYNPYTMHGEQMNMAISHASNDWVLCMDSDEILDDETLKYILRLKSGDEPPADRGWCLSRYWYVLGEQTRTLYPISSPDYPLRLFNRHHVRFNHRPVDDKATGAAQVTRIPGHVRHDTFYSLHEVFSKLNIYTTRVVKYQNLRPPIARGVASAVGAFFKWYLFSGAWRRGKVGAVTGLYATLYSFMKYFKAWYQHQDKRESAARERTDSHLID, encoded by the coding sequence ATGTTCAGGCTCACTGTATGTCTTTTGACATACAACTCTGCACGTTTATTACGTGACGTATTAACGCCTTTAATGCGCATTGCAGATGAGATAATTGTTATTGATTCTGGTAGTACGGATGACACATTATCTATTCATGAAGAATATGGAATTACTCCAATATATAACCCATACACTATGCACGGTGAGCAGATGAATATGGCTATTTCGCATGCCTCTAATGATTGGGTGTTATGTATGGATAGCGACGAAATACTCGATGACGAGACGCTAAAGTATATTCTCAGGTTAAAATCTGGAGATGAACCGCCTGCAGACAGAGGCTGGTGCTTATCGCGTTACTGGTATGTCTTAGGTGAGCAAACCCGAACCCTCTATCCCATTTCCTCCCCGGATTACCCCTTGAGGTTGTTTAATCGTCATCATGTCAGGTTTAATCACCGCCCCGTGGATGATAAAGCGACAGGAGCCGCGCAGGTTACGCGGATACCGGGCCACGTACGACACGATACCTTCTATTCTCTGCATGAAGTGTTCAGTAAATTAAATATTTACACAACCCGAGTGGTGAAATATCAGAATCTCCGGCCTCCAATCGCACGTGGCGTAGCCAGCGCAGTGGGTGCTTTTTTCAAATGGTACCTGTTTAGCGGTGCGTGGCGAAGGGGAAAAGTCGGGGCCGTTACGGGGCTTTATGCGACGCTATACAGCTTTATGAAATATTTCAAAGCCTGGTATCAACATCAGGATAAACGAGAGTCGGCAGCCCGGGAGCGTACCGACTCTCATCTTATAGACTAG
- a CDS encoding divergent polysaccharide deacetylase family protein produces MLQFRRIMLSVASALALAAPVYAGKLAIVIDDFGYRPHYENQVLALPPAISVAVLPNAPHAREMATKAHNSGHEVLIHLPMAPISKQPLEKDTLRPEMSSDEIDRIISDAYNKVPYAVGLNNHMGSAMTSSLYGMLKVMQSLERYNLYFLDSMTIGNSQAMRAAQGTGVKVIKRKVFLDDTQNDADIRKQFNRAVQLARRNGSAIAIGHPHPSTVRVLQQMLPTLPSDITLVRPSDLLNEPQVDTSRPGSSQPPSTQPRNPFTGVRLCKAKLAPEPVYATRFFAVLSESVNQSTLVQYFQHQWQGWGKKS; encoded by the coding sequence TTGCTTCAATTTCGTCGAATTATGCTCTCCGTCGCCAGCGCACTGGCGCTGGCTGCACCGGTATACGCAGGCAAACTCGCCATCGTGATTGATGACTTTGGTTATCGTCCACACTACGAAAATCAGGTGCTGGCCCTGCCGCCGGCCATCTCTGTCGCTGTTCTGCCTAATGCCCCGCACGCCCGTGAGATGGCGACCAAAGCCCACAACAGCGGGCATGAGGTGCTTATCCATCTGCCAATGGCGCCGATCAGCAAGCAGCCGCTGGAAAAAGACACCCTGCGCCCGGAGATGAGCAGCGATGAGATCGATCGCATCATCAGCGACGCGTATAACAAAGTGCCGTATGCCGTGGGGCTGAACAACCACATGGGCAGCGCGATGACGTCCAGCCTGTACGGTATGCTAAAAGTGATGCAGTCGCTGGAACGTTATAATCTCTATTTCCTTGACAGCATGACCATCGGCAACAGCCAGGCGATGCGTGCAGCTCAGGGGACCGGCGTGAAGGTGATTAAGCGCAAGGTGTTCCTGGATGATACCCAGAACGACGCCGACATTCGCAAGCAGTTTAATCGCGCAGTGCAGCTGGCGCGCCGCAATGGCTCGGCGATTGCAATCGGCCACCCTCATCCCTCGACCGTTCGCGTTCTGCAACAAATGCTGCCGACACTACCTTCGGATATCACGCTGGTACGTCCGAGCGACCTACTCAACGAACCGCAGGTCGATACGTCTCGTCCCGGCAGTTCTCAGCCACCTTCAACGCAGCCGCGAAATCCCTTCACAGGGGTCAGGCTCTGTAAAGCGAAGCTCGCACCGGAGCCGGTATATGCCACCCGGTTCTTTGCCGTGCTTAGCGAAAGCGTGAATCAAAGCACCCTGGTGCAGTATTTTCAGCATCAGTGGCAGGGCTGGGGCAAGAAAAGCTAG
- the envC gene encoding murein hydrolase activator EnvC, translating to MTWVVKPLRLSVRPLLCASALSAGVLLCAASAHADDRDQLKSIQADIAAKERVVRQQQQQRASLLAQLKKQEEAISAATRNLRETQNTLAQLNKQIDEMNASIARLERQRDAQERNLSAQLDAAFRQGEHTGLQLILSGEESQRGQRLQAYFGYLNQARQETIAQLKQTREEVASQKAELEEKQSQQQTLLYEQQAQQAKLEQARNERKKTLSGLESSIQAGQSQLSEMRANEAKLRNSIARAQAAAKARAEKEAREAQAVRNKQQEASRKGTTYKPSESERSLISRTGGLGAPRGQAFWPVRGSILHRYGEQLQGELRWKGIVIGASEGSEVKAIADGRVILADWLQGYGLVVVVEHGKGDMSLYGYNQSALVSVGTQVRAGQPIALVGSSGGQGRPSLYFEIRRQGQAVNPQPWLGR from the coding sequence ATCACATGGGTCGTGAAGCCGCTTAGGTTATCAGTCAGGCCCCTGCTTTGCGCCAGCGCACTCAGCGCTGGCGTATTGCTGTGCGCCGCATCCGCTCATGCGGACGATCGCGACCAGCTAAAATCTATTCAGGCCGATATCGCCGCCAAAGAGCGTGTGGTTCGCCAGCAACAACAGCAACGCGCCTCGCTTCTGGCCCAGTTGAAAAAGCAGGAAGAGGCAATCTCCGCCGCCACGCGAAATCTGCGTGAAACGCAAAATACCCTCGCACAGTTGAATAAGCAGATCGATGAGATGAACGCGTCGATTGCCAGACTCGAGCGCCAGCGCGACGCCCAGGAACGTAACCTTTCCGCACAGCTTGATGCCGCGTTCCGCCAGGGTGAACACACGGGCCTTCAATTGATCCTCAGCGGCGAAGAGAGCCAGCGCGGGCAGCGCCTGCAGGCCTACTTTGGCTACCTGAACCAGGCGCGTCAGGAGACTATCGCCCAGCTAAAACAGACGCGTGAAGAGGTCGCCAGCCAGAAAGCCGAGCTGGAAGAGAAGCAGAGCCAGCAGCAGACACTGCTCTACGAGCAGCAGGCCCAGCAGGCAAAGCTTGAGCAGGCGCGCAACGAGCGTAAGAAAACCCTTTCAGGCCTTGAATCCTCCATCCAGGCAGGCCAAAGCCAGCTGAGCGAAATGCGCGCCAACGAAGCGAAGCTGCGCAACAGTATTGCCCGTGCGCAAGCCGCGGCTAAAGCGCGTGCCGAAAAAGAAGCGCGTGAGGCGCAGGCCGTTCGCAACAAGCAGCAGGAAGCCTCTCGTAAAGGCACCACCTATAAGCCAAGTGAAAGCGAACGCTCCCTGATATCGCGTACCGGCGGTTTAGGCGCGCCTCGCGGTCAGGCTTTCTGGCCCGTTCGTGGGTCAATTCTGCATCGCTATGGCGAACAGCTGCAGGGTGAACTACGTTGGAAAGGGATAGTTATCGGCGCGTCTGAGGGTAGCGAAGTGAAAGCCATTGCCGATGGCCGCGTGATCCTGGCCGACTGGCTGCAGGGCTACGGGCTTGTGGTGGTGGTAGAGCACGGTAAAGGCGATATGAGTCTTTATGGCTACAACCAGAGCGCGCTGGTCAGCGTGGGCACTCAGGTGCGCGCAGGCCAACCCATCGCCCTTGTGGGCAGCAGTGGCGGTCAGGGCCGCCCGTCACTCTATTTCGAAATTCGTCGCCAGGGTCAGGCGGTCAATCCACAGCCGTGGTTGGGAAGATAA
- the gpmM gene encoding 2,3-bisphosphoglycerate-independent phosphoglycerate mutase, producing the protein MSVSKKPMVLVILDGYGYREDSQDNAIFNAKTPVMDALWATRPHTLIDASGLEVGLPDRQMGNSEVGHVNLGAGRIVYQDLTRLDVEIKERTFFRNPILCGAVDKAVGAGKAVHIMGLLSAGGVHSHQDHIMAMVELAAERGAEKIYLHAFLDGRDTPPRSAEGSLKAFDDKFAALGKGRVASIIGRYYAMDRDNRWDRVEQAYDLLTLAKGEFQFATAVEGLEAAYAREENDEFVKATVIRAQGQADAAMEDGDALIFMNFRADRAREITRAFVNSDFDGFTRKKGVNLDFIQLTEYAADIPVPCAYPPASLTNTFGEWIAKNDKTQLRISETEKYAHVTFFFNGGVEESFKGEDRILINSPKVATYDLQPEMSSAELTEKLVAAIESGKYDTIICNYPNGDMVGHTGVMEAAVKAVEALDHCVEQVAKAVASVGGQLLITADHGNAEQMRDPATGQAHTAHTNLPVPLIYIGDKSLKAVEGGKLSDIAPTMLTLMGMPIPEEMTGKPLFIVE; encoded by the coding sequence ATGTCAGTTTCTAAAAAACCTATGGTACTGGTGATTCTGGATGGCTATGGCTACCGTGAAGATAGCCAGGATAACGCTATTTTCAACGCCAAAACTCCGGTTATGGATGCGCTATGGGCAACACGTCCCCATACTCTGATTGATGCATCTGGCCTGGAAGTGGGTCTGCCGGATCGTCAGATGGGCAACTCCGAAGTGGGCCATGTAAACCTGGGCGCGGGCCGTATCGTGTATCAGGACCTTACCCGTCTGGACGTTGAGATCAAAGAACGCACGTTCTTTCGCAACCCGATTCTGTGTGGTGCGGTAGATAAAGCCGTTGGTGCAGGTAAAGCGGTGCACATTATGGGCCTGCTCTCTGCGGGCGGGGTTCACAGCCACCAGGATCACATCATGGCGATGGTTGAACTGGCAGCGGAACGCGGCGCTGAAAAAATCTATCTGCATGCTTTCCTTGATGGTCGCGATACTCCACCTCGCAGCGCAGAAGGTTCACTCAAAGCCTTTGATGACAAATTTGCCGCGCTGGGCAAGGGCCGGGTGGCCTCCATCATTGGCCGTTACTACGCCATGGACCGCGACAACCGCTGGGATCGCGTTGAACAAGCCTATGACCTGTTGACGCTGGCAAAAGGTGAGTTCCAGTTCGCCACCGCCGTGGAAGGTCTGGAAGCCGCTTACGCGCGTGAAGAAAATGACGAATTCGTCAAAGCGACCGTGATTCGCGCGCAAGGTCAGGCCGATGCCGCAATGGAAGATGGCGATGCGCTGATTTTCATGAACTTCCGTGCTGACCGCGCGCGTGAAATTACCCGTGCATTCGTGAACAGCGATTTCGACGGTTTTACCCGTAAGAAAGGGGTCAATCTCGATTTTATACAGTTGACCGAATACGCCGCAGATATCCCGGTACCTTGCGCATACCCACCCGCGTCACTGACTAACACCTTCGGCGAGTGGATAGCGAAAAACGATAAAACACAGTTGCGAATCTCCGAAACCGAGAAATACGCGCACGTGACCTTCTTCTTCAACGGCGGTGTTGAAGAGTCGTTCAAAGGCGAAGACCGCATTCTGATCAACTCGCCGAAAGTTGCAACCTACGATCTGCAGCCCGAAATGAGCTCTGCCGAACTGACAGAAAAACTGGTCGCGGCAATCGAAAGCGGCAAGTACGACACCATCATTTGTAACTACCCTAACGGTGATATGGTCGGCCATACCGGCGTGATGGAAGCCGCAGTCAAAGCTGTTGAAGCGCTGGATCACTGCGTTGAGCAGGTGGCGAAAGCGGTGGCATCCGTTGGCGGTCAGCTGTTGATTACCGCTGACCACGGCAATGCGGAGCAAATGCGTGACCCGGCCACCGGCCAGGCGCACACCGCCCACACCAACCTGCCGGTTCCACTGATTTATATTGGTGATAAATCATTGAAAGCAGTGGAAGGCGGTAAGCTTTCCGACATCGCGCCAACCATGTTGACGCTGATGGGTATGCCAATCCCTGAAGAGATGACTGGTAAGCCGCTGTTCATCGTGGAATAA
- a CDS encoding rhodanese-like domain-containing protein encodes MQEIMQFVSRHPVLSIAWIGLLAAVLFTTFKGLTSKIKVITRGEATRLINKEDAVVVDLRQRDDFRKGHIAGAINLLPAEIKANNLGELDKHKAQPIIVVDGTGMQAQESANALHKAGFENVTVLKEGISGWSGENLPLVRGK; translated from the coding sequence ATGCAAGAAATTATGCAATTTGTAAGCCGCCACCCGGTTCTGAGCATCGCGTGGATTGGCCTGCTGGCCGCAGTGCTTTTCACCACCTTTAAAGGCCTGACGTCTAAGATTAAGGTGATCACCCGTGGCGAGGCCACGCGGCTGATCAACAAAGAAGACGCCGTAGTAGTCGATCTGCGTCAGCGCGACGATTTCCGCAAAGGTCACATTGCAGGCGCTATCAACCTGCTGCCGGCTGAAATCAAAGCAAACAATCTTGGTGAGCTGGATAAGCATAAAGCTCAGCCGATTATCGTGGTTGACGGGACCGGGATGCAGGCGCAGGAGTCCGCTAACGCTCTGCATAAAGCCGGTTTCGAAAACGTAACCGTACTGAAAGAAGGTATTTCCGGCTGGAGCGGGGAAAACCTTCCGCTGGTGCGGGGTAAATAA
- the grxC gene encoding glutaredoxin 3, translated as MANIEIYTKATCPFCHRAKALLNSKGVTFQELPIDGDAIKREEMIQRSGRTTVPQIFVDAQHIGGCDDLYALDARGGLDPLLR; from the coding sequence ATGGCCAATATTGAAATCTACACCAAAGCGACCTGCCCGTTCTGCCATCGCGCGAAAGCGCTGCTGAACAGCAAAGGCGTAACCTTCCAGGAACTGCCGATCGATGGTGACGCGATCAAGCGCGAAGAGATGATTCAACGTAGTGGTCGTACGACGGTTCCGCAGATTTTCGTTGATGCGCAGCACATTGGTGGCTGCGATGACTTGTATGCGCTCGACGCCCGTGGTGGACTCGATCCACTGCTGCGCTAA
- the secB gene encoding protein-export chaperone SecB — MSEQNNTEMTFQIQRIYTKDVSYEAPNAPHVFQKDWQPEVKLDLDTASTQLADDVYEVVLRVTVTASLGEETAFLCEVQQGGIFSIGGIEGNQMAHCLGAYCPNILFPYARECITNLVSRGTFPQLNLAPVNFDALFMNYLQQQSGEGAEQHQDA; from the coding sequence ATGTCAGAACAAAACAACACCGAAATGACTTTCCAGATCCAGCGCATCTATACCAAAGATGTTTCTTACGAAGCGCCAAATGCGCCACACGTTTTCCAGAAAGATTGGCAGCCAGAGGTTAAACTTGATCTGGATACCGCATCCACCCAACTGGCAGATGATGTGTATGAAGTCGTATTGCGCGTGACCGTTACCGCTTCTCTGGGCGAAGAGACTGCATTCCTGTGCGAAGTACAGCAGGGCGGCATCTTCTCCATCGGCGGCATCGAAGGCAACCAGATGGCGCATTGCCTGGGTGCATACTGCCCGAACATCCTGTTCCCGTATGCGCGTGAATGCATCACCAACCTGGTTTCTCGCGGTACATTCCCGCAACTGAACCTTGCGCCAGTTAACTTTGATGCGCTGTTCATGAACTATCTGCAGCAGCAGTCTGGCGAAGGTGCCGAACAACATCAGGATGCCTGA